The nucleotide sequence GTGCCCCGGAGGCAAGGGCCATCGTGCCACTGACCCTTGTGTTTCCTTTTGCTCCAGAGATCACCACaaagaagaggaaactggggAAGAACCCAGATGTGGACACGAGCTTCTTGCCTGACCGAGACCGGGAGGTAAAGGCGGCCTGACCCCGACCCTGGCAGAGGCTTTTGCTCAGGAAGTGGGGCCCTGCGTGCCCCCTGGGCAGCCCTGGGCCTCCCTCCTTTGCCTCTTTCTCTTCCAGGAGGAGGAGAATCGGCTCCGGGAGGAGCTGCGGCAGGAGTGGGAAGCCAAGCAGGAGAAGATCAAGAGTGAGGCTCCCGGAGGGGGATGTGTGTGGCCCGGGGCTGGGAGCCGCACCCGCGCTCCTGCCAGCGCTGCTCTGGGCAGCGCCCCGAGCCCCAGGGAGCTGGCAGGGAGTGGGGACACCGGGGTCTGGAGGCCAAGCGGCAATTCTGTTTTGTAGGCGAGGAGATCGAGATCACCTTCAGTTACTGGGATGGCTCTGGGCACCGGCGTACAGTCAAGGTGACGCTGCGGGGCCTGCGCCCCGTGCCCCATGCCCCTCGCCCCTCGGGCCCAGCCTCCTTTGGCctcagtgggaaggagctgtcaATCCCTTGGTATGGGTGGCCCCTGGGGGTTcggggggagcagggaggagggttCCGGGCTTCCGTCCTCCCTTCCCAACTCCTTGGTTGGTTTCCCCGCACGGTTTCCCTCTTGCCTCTTCTTGGGTCACTCACAGATGAAAAAGGGCAACACGATGCAGCAGTTCCTGCAGAAGGCCCTCGAGATCCTGCGCAAAGACTTCAGCGAGCTCAGGTGGGGCTGCGCGGGCGTGCAGCGGGGTGCACCGGAGTCTGCAGCCTCAGCCCTGGCGCTCGGGACCCCAGGTGGCGGCTGCTGCTCGCGGCACGCCGGGCGCCGTGCTCCTGAGAAGGGGGCCGTGCCCCCTTTCCCATCCCCCTTCCAGCATCGCGGGCCTCTGCCTCCTAGCTCTGGTGCCCCGGTATCATTGGCCACCTGCTATCTGGTCCTTTCTCCCTCAGGTCGGCAGGGGTGGAGCAGCTCATGTACATCAAGGAGGACCTAATCATACCCCACGTGAGTCCCTTCTCTAGGGGCTGCGGGGAGGGTCTCGGGCCGTGGCACACCTGGGGGCTTCGAGGGGGGCCCCGCCTGCCCTGGGTCTTCGGCtcgggtgggcagggctggaacCCGGCTTGCAGGCGGCCGAGGTGGCTCACCTGCTGTCGCCTTCCTGCCCTCTGCTCGTAGCACCACAGCTTCTATGACTTCATCGTCACCAAGGCACGAGGGAAGAGCGGTGAGTGTGCCTGGCCCCGCCCCCCGGCCACTTGCCCGTGTCACGGGGCGGCAGCTGACGGGGCCTGGCCTCTTGTCTCCTTGTCCCTGCAGGGCCCCTCTTCAATTTCGACGTTCACGATGACGTGCGGCTGCTCAGTGATGCCACCGTGGAGAAGGATGAGGTACGGTGGGCAGGGGCACTGCGCGGGTAGGAGGGGTCCAGCCACGTGGCCCTGAGCCCTGAGCCGCAGCGCCCGGCCCTTCTCCCGTCCTCAGTCGCACGCGGGCAAGGTGGTGCTGCGGAGCTGGTACGAGAAGAACAAGCACATCTTCCCCGCCAGCCGCTGGGAGCCCTACGACCCTGAGAAGAAGTGGGACAAGTACACGGTACAGAAGCCCTCGAGCACTGGGTGGGAGCTGGCCTGGCTGCCCGGCGGGAGGCCCGCCCGGCCCTGCTCAGCTCAcctttccttctctgtcccctCGTCCTGCACCAGATCCGGTGATGTGGCAGCAGCGCAGCCCCAGCCCCTCCGGCTCCCTGCGGCGCCCTCCCTGCGGCCCCAGGATTCCAGGCGCCCGGCTCCCTGCTCCCGAGACGTGACGGGGCCTgctcagcccctgcccctggTGCTGTGTTTACCGCCTTTTTCTTTTACGACAGAGATACACACGTCAGAGCTAGAACACctgttgtgcattttattttaaagatttttttgtttattgagctaaaattcacatagcataaaattcaccattgtGACCATTTGAAAGTGTACCATCCAGGGGTACTTAGTACATTCATAGTGTTGTGAATCACCCCGAAAGGAGGCCCCACGTCCATTAGCAGCTGACCCCCAGCCCCTCGCATCCCCTAGTTTACTTTCTGTCTGTGTGGATCTGTCTGTTGTGGAAGTTCCACATAAATGGGATTATACAGTATCTCTGCTCTGTGTCTTGCAAGAAAGCGTGTGtttggcaggggtgggagggtgggagggatccACTGGGGCCTCAGCAGGCCCAGCTCGTCCCCACTGCGGCACCTACATGGGGAGGAAGGGCGTTCCTCCCCGTGCTTCCCGCCCAGGACTTTGGGCTCCTTTGTGTCTCCTAGCTGCCCGTTCCATGAGGGACACGGCTGGCCTGTGGCTCCCAGCCACCCTGTATCCCTGTCACAGCATCTCTCCCCAGACTGGACACGGGAAGGCCGCTGTGGATGCCCTGTACTCACTGCTTGCCCACCCGACCCACGGCCAGCTCTGCTCAGGCTGCCCTGGGGCTGGTCGCTGTCACGGCCCCAAGGGGGGAACTTGTCTTGGGGATGTGTGCTCCTGCTTCCTGCCCCGCCTTGGCGGCCAGCTCCCCTGGTTCCCCTGGGCCCAGCTCCAGGAGGCTGAGGAAGGTAAGCCCACCACCCCTGCTCCCCCCTTATTCCCCTTGCCTGAGACTTGGCAGAGGGGACAGGGGACAGACCCCAGCCGGCAGGGAACGTCTCCGCTCTGGGTCCGGCCCCACCTCCCTGGCCAGTGTGCAGATCTGACGTTGGTGGTGGGCTTTGCTGGGTGCACAGGCTCTTGTGCCCTTCTCTGTGGCAGGGCCCTCTGTCCTGTTCAGCTGTGGCCTGGGGAGGCCCATCTGGCAGCTAGGAGCTGTCACTTGGGCTTCCTTACCCTGTGTCTGGGGCGGGGCCATCCAGGGTCacttggaggagggaggagggtagAATAGGCCTGGGCACCCTAAGTCCTGGATGTGGGGAACAACTCTGAGGAAGTCGATGAGGCTTTCTGTTGGGTTCCGGGAACCCTGCGGGGGGATCCTCTGGCCTGCGCCAACGCCCTCCTGCCCCCTTTGAGAAGCCACCAGAAGACTGCATGATTTGAGGGAGCCGCCTTTGGCCCGGCAGCTTCTGGAAAACAAGCCCCTTGAGGCCCAATCTTGGGTCCTGTCAGGGAAACAGCCCTAAGTTGCTGGGAAGAAGGGAGACGTCTGGGGTCAGGGTcaagggggcagggaggctgtCAGGGGAGGAGACCCCCTTCCCTGTGGCCATTGGAGGGATGGAAAAGACACCATGGTTGGTGGGGCCCAAGGGAGGAGCCCCTTATCCTAAGAAAGGGCTGAGAAAGGGCCAGCTTTCTGCTTGGCAGTCTTGGGCTCCCTACTTCCTGCCTGGAGGCCAGTGCAGGCCAGCACTCCTGCCAGGAGGGGCACTGTCGTGCTGGGGGCCCTCTCCTCGGGACCTTGAACTCACGTGAGTGTGGAGTGTAGGGGAGAGGTCCGGGGGCCGCAGAGGAAAGTTGGGGGCTGCTGGGACTATTATCTGATGCTCTAGAACTACACGAGGTCACCGAGGCCAGTGAGTGCTCACCAAGGTTTCTGGGGACTAGTGTTTGCCGGGGGTCGGCTAGGCGGTGAGGAGAGCAGGTGTGTCGACACAGGAAGGCAGGCTGGAGGTGagtggggtggaagggagggaaggagagaggggaaggcgaggaagggaggaaaggtcAGAGAGGCAGTGCCCAGAATgagcgggaggggcgggggccaGCTCTTCACCCTCCGGGTCCAGTTGCCCCAGCAAAGCACCCGCGGTTATTGCTTAACAATGCATCCCCCAGTAGCCTACGTGTCTCTCCAGATCTGTGCATACACAGCCTCCTccgttttaaatctttttaaaactttttggccgtgccatgcagcctgcgggatcttagttccccagccagggatggaacccgtgccccggAAGtggaagtgccaagtcctaaccactggatggccagggaaggcATAATTAATTTTCCAGACAGTGGCAGACTCCCCCCCCCGGCCCCTCCCATTTTGCAGCACCACCACCAGGTGAGAGTCCTGGTTCCCAGGCTTCGAGCACAGTGCACTGTCACTCCTCAAGGGGTGGGGGACATATGCAACCTGAGATGGCTTAGAGACCATGTGGTCTCTTaactgtgattttgttttttattttcaatttctttcagctgaggaaaaattcacataacataaaaataaccGTTAGCCATTTAAAAATGCGCATTTCAGTGGCAATGAGTATATTcgcaatgttgtgcaaccatcacctctatctactCCCAGAATATTTTTATCGTCTTAAAAGGTGAgaagagggctcccctggtggcgcagtggttgagagtccacctgccgatgcaggggacacgggttcgtgccccggtccgggaagatcccacatgccgcggagcggctgggcccgtgagccatggccgctgggcctgcgcgtccggagcctgtgctccacggtgggagaggccacagcagtgagaggcccgcataccgcaaaaaaaaaaaaaaaaaaaaaaagtgagaagaaatgTCTATTGTTTTAGCTACTCAGTTTGTGgaactttgttacagcagccacaggaaacttaTACGCCTTACTTAGACCACACAGAAAAATGAACTTGACATGGGTTGTAGACCTaaaagtaaaagctaaaactaaaactatatataaataaaacatggggGAAAACCTTTGTGACCTTGGTCTATGCAAAGTTTTCTTAGACAGGAGACAAAAAAcaatcataaaaggaaaaactgataaattagacttcatcaaaaatccaaacttttgctctttaaaagatactattatgaaaatgaaaagacaatacactggcttggagaaaagaaaatatttttatgacagAGGGCTTGTATCCAGGATATGTTTTGCATGCACGTGCGcacgtgtgcgcgcgcacacacacacacgtaaactCCTGCAAGTCAATAAAAATGAGACAAacatcctaattttaaaaaacgggcaaaagggacttccctggtggtccagtggttaggactctgtgcttccaccgctagggggcacaggttcgatccccggtcagggaactaagatccttcatgccCTGTGCATGTGGCCGAATGAGGaacaaaaaaacaggcaaaagatttgaatacacAATGTCacaaaagatgaataagaatGGCAAtagcaacacaacattgtaaatcaattatactccaataattttttttaaaaaacggtaaaaaacaagtgaaaagatgctcaccagcTTCATGGTGACAGCAAGCAGATGGGCAGCCACCTGGGGCTGGGCGGAGGGAACCCAGAGGGGCCTCTGGGCTGATGGAAATGGCCTGTATCTTGGCTGGAGGGTGGTTAAAAGGggtatgtatttgtcaaaactcattgaactgtacCCTTAAAGTGGGGTCATTTATTGTCtgtaaattataccccaataaagctcattttaaaagaaaacaggaaaagaaggcAACTAATGAAACTGGTTACCTAAAGGGGTCGGAGGGAACCGGGCGATAGGGATGCGAGGGAGTGATGTTCCTCTGGATGTGTCTCTTCTGATGCAGTTTTGACTTCTGGACACATGTTGCTATTTTACAtactaaaaataaatcaacaggaTGGGGGGAAAAGCTAAAACGGAATACAAACAAATTCTCCCAAGTGTATTTCAAATGAATAACATAGCTATattaaaaggaaagatttttcGTTTTTGGCTGTGCTCttcttggcttgtgggatctcggttccccgaccagggattgaacccgggccacggcagtgaaagcctaaccactaggccaccagggaactcccataaagggaaattttttttaaaagctacccaagggacttccctggtggttcagtggttaagaatccatcttccaatgcaggggatgggggttcgatccctgtttctgggaactaagataccatgagtggcacggccaaaaaaacaaaaacaaaacaaaaaaccaataatGGATTACAGTCCATCGAATAAAATCCACATCCCCGAGTCCACACTGATAATGAATATATAGATAGATGAACAGAGGAGCTGTTCCTGACAGGAGAATGCCAATGAATGAATGTAGGAGGGATCATGGAGGGAGAAGAATCACTGTTTTGTAACCATCAGAGTAATCATTGATTTAGGCAAGAATTATCAATGACTGGTAACATTTTgataaaaacagaatatttacCTAGTTTCAAAGTATCTTCCTACAAGCTGCTTTTtagttacaaagggaaaaataataactgTCCACTTGAGAAACTGGCAGTCACCACCTTAACCAAATGCTTAAAGTTAACATCACAGTGAAGGGACAAAACAATAACACTTGCCTCCTGataagaagcacagagagggccTGGTAGCCTCCCAACACCACACAGCCCAAATCGCACCCTGAGAAAACATCGGACAAATCCAACCTGAGGACGTTCTGCCAAACACCTGGCCtgcactcttcaaaaatgtccatGTCATGAAAGGCCAAGAAAAGCAGAGGAATATTCCAGATTAAAGGGAACCAAAGAGACATGAGAACGAatgccatgtgggatcctagaCTGGATCCTGGATCAGAAAAAACATCATGAGGACAATTGGTGAAACTCGAATGAGACCttagataaaataatattatcGTATTAACATTAACATTTCTGATGTTGATAGTTATACTTTGGTTATGTAAGAGTCCATAATAATTATACAGTAATTATGCTGTGGTTATGAAATACAGAATGAAGTATTTAGGGGCAAAGGGGTAAGCTGTATGCAGACATAGTTACTTAGACATAGTTGATAGCTTACTTAGACATAgttgataaaaatattatttttatatgtaataaaCACATATGCACCCAcaagtgagagggagagagagaatgagaaagcaaATGGAACAAAATATGAACTCGTGGTGAATGTGGGTTAAGGGTACATGGGAGCTTTCTGTACTATTCTTACAGCTTTTTTGTAagtctgaaataatttcaaattgttAAAAAGAAAGCTACCGCTTCTATCCAACATTGACTGGAGGGTgtagccagggcaattaggcaacacaatgaaataaaaggcgtccagattggaaaggaagaagtaaaactatctctattctcAGATGACATAATCTTGTAGGTGCGAAATCCTAATAatcttctaaaaaatatattagaactaataaatgagttcagcaaagttGCGGGATGAAAGATCATCACACAAAAATCAATCGTACTTCTGTACCATAGCAGTAAACAATTTTGTTTACAATAgcattataaagaataaaatacttaggaatgaattTAACAATAGAAatgcaagacttgtacactgtGAACTAGACAATGTCATTGAAAGACAATAAAGAAAacctgaataaatggaaaaatatttagttagggttctccagagtaACAgaacaggacacacacacacacacacacacacacacacacacacacacacgatttatTTTGAGCAATTAGCTCATGAGATTGTGAGGGCTGGCAAGGTGGCAAGTCTAAAATTTGTAGAGCAGGTCGGCAAGCTGCAGCCTCAAGCAGGACTTCTACGTtacagtcttgaggcagaatATCTATTTCTCCtggaaacctcagtttttgcttttaaggccttcaactgagtGGACAAGactcacccacattatggagggtaatctttacttaaagtcaaccgATTGTCGATGTTGACCACACCTACAAAATTCCTTCACAGCAACACTTAGATGAGAGTTTGATTAAATAGCTGCAGACTACAGCCTCGCCAAGTTGAAATTAACACACATAAAGTTAATCATTACAGCCCATGCTCATGGATGGAAAGAATCTTGTTAAGATGGCAACACTCTCCAATTgatttacagattcaattcaatccctatcaaactcttGCTGGCttttttgaagaaactgacaagctcatcctcaaattcatatggggCAGACCGGGAGGACTGCTAAGGGGTATATGGGGGCTTGCTTCAAGGGTGATGAGAATGTTTTGGAATCTGGtagtggggatggttgcacaactttgtgaatatactaaaagtcatTGAATGTTACACTTTACATGAGTGACTTACATGACAGATGAATTATAGGTcaataaatctgtttaaaaagaaaaggagggcttccctggtggcgcagtggtagagagtccgcctgccgatgcaggggacacgggttcgtgccccggtccgggaagatcccacgtgccgcggagtggctgggcccgtgagccatggccgctgagcctgcgcgtccggagcctgtgctccacaacgggagaggccacaacagtgagaggcccgcgtaccaaaaaaaaaaaaaaaaaaagaaaaggaaaccaagggAATGAAATCCTCCGATTCAGGGCCGCGGTGGCTGGCTGGGGAAGGGGCCAGGTGTAAATGGCCGACAGCCTCAAGTCCTCGTGCTTAGCATCTGCATGTTATTAGCCGCGGGCCCTCCGGATTAAGGACCGTCGGGGGGAGAGTATCCTGAGCCAGGACCGCGAGTCCCCGGCTGGTGTGCGCCCTAAGGATTGGGACACCGGAGGCCGCGCACCGGCGGCAGGTGGCCCCGGGCGCGCCTCCGAGCACCGGGGCGGGGTCTGCGCGTGCCCCGGGTCCTGGGGGTGTGTGGCGCGGGGGCGCGCGGGTCCCAGGGTTGCGGGAGGCGGCGGTccggggcggggggtggcgggggagagGCGCGCGCCGCGGACGCGGCCATTGCGCGAGGGGGGTCGGCTCGCTGGGCGGGGACCCGGGCCGCTCACGGGGGCCCGGGCTAAGCACTGGGCCTCTCCCGGCCCCAGGGAGGGGCGGCCCCCGCCCGCGAGCCCTGCCGCTCGGCCCTCCCTGGGCGCCCCCGCCCGGCGCGGTGGTACGGTCCGGGTTTAAAAGGCCCTGGCGGCCGCGGGCCGGCCCAGTGTGtgggcggtggcggcggcgcggGCGCGCGGGGTGTAAGGCGAGGGGTGCGGCGGCGGGGGCGCGCGAGTGGGGCGGTGTGGGGCTCGAGGGCGCGTCCACGTGGCCGGCGGGCGGCCACCCGGAGCCAGCGGCGGCGGAGGGACAGGTAGGTGGCCTCCATCCCCCCGCCGCCTGTGCGGGGCCGGCCTGCTCGGCGGCCCTGGACTCCGGCAGCTCGGGGATTCGGCTCGGCCTTTAAGGGGTCgggccctgcccctgcctctcGGGCGCCGGCCTGACTGGTCCTTCGTGCCTGGCGCCGGTAGGGACGGTCCGTCCGCGGCTAGCCCC is from Orcinus orca chromosome X, mOrcOrc1.1, whole genome shotgun sequence and encodes:
- the FAM50A gene encoding protein FAM50A isoform X2, which encodes MAQYKGAASEAGRAMHLMKKREKQREQMEQMKQRIAEENIMKSNIDKKFSAHYDAVEAELKSSTVGLVTLNDMKAKQEALVKEREKQLAKKEQSKELQLKLEKLREKERKKEAKRKISSLSFTLEEEDEAGDEEEEATMDDDELEREEITTKKRKLGKNPDVDTSFLPDRDREEEENRLREELRQEWEAKQEKIKSEEIEITFSYWDGSGHRRTVKMKKGNTMQQFLQKALEILRKDFSELRSAGVEQLMYIKEDLIIPHGPSSISTFTMTCGCSVMPPWRRMSRTRARWCCGAGTRRTSTSSPPAAGSPTTLRRSGTSTRSGDVAAAQPQPLRLPAAPSLRPQDSRRPAPCSRDVTGPAQPLPLVLCLPPFSFTTEIHTSELEHLLCILF
- the FAM50A gene encoding protein FAM50A isoform X1 — protein: MAQYKGAASEAGRAMHLMKKREKQREQMEQMKQRIAEENIMKSNIDKKFSAHYDAVEAELKSSTVGLVTLNDMKAKQEALVKEREKQLAKKEQSKELQLKLEKLREKERKKEAKRKISSLSFTLEEEDEAGDEEEEATMDDDELEREEITTKKRKLGKNPDVDTSFLPDRDREEEENRLREELRQEWEAKQEKIKSEEIEITFSYWDGSGHRRTVKVTLRGLRPVPHAPRPSGPASFGLSGKELSIPWYGWPLGVRGEQGGGFRASVLPSQLLGWFPRTVSLLPLLGSLTDEKGQHDAAVPAEGPRDPAQRLQRAQVGRGGAAHVHQGGPNHTPRPLFNFDVHDDVRLLSDATVEKDESHAGKVVLRSWYEKNKHIFPASRWEPYDPEKKWDKYTIR
- the FAM50A gene encoding protein FAM50A isoform X3, whose protein sequence is MAQYKGAASEAGRAMHLMKKREKQREQMEQMKQRIAEENIMKSNIDKKFSAHYDAVEAELKSSTVGLVTLNDMKAKQEALVKEREKQLAKKEQSKELQLKLEKLREKERKKEAKRKISSLSFTLEEEDEAGDEEEEATMDDDELEREEITTKKRKLGKNPDVDTSFLPDRDREEEENRLREELRQEWEAKQEKIKSEEIEITFSYWDGSGHRRTVKMKKGNTMQQFLQKALEILRKDFSELRSAGVEQLMYIKEDLIIPHHHSFYDFIVTKARGKSGPLFNFDVHDDVRLLSDATVEKDESHAGKVVLRSWYEKNKHIFPASRWEPYDPEKKWDKYTIR